From Nonlabens sp. Ci31, the proteins below share one genomic window:
- the rho gene encoding transcription termination factor Rho, protein MFQIADLKSKKLPELQDIAKGLNVPKFKQLRKLDLVYKILDLQASNPEVVKNLDPEVITAAATTAPATSDNKTNTPSTSDAPQKALQKREPKPRKEKAPKDETTGTNETDKDEKERKPREPRPRKENNKPNPRRPRNEKNDTTDNNNDNNESEDTKNGNRKDNRNDNSDKNDTRNNSNRQKNPRSTSNTNQNNVPKGNKDTRNRYRDPDFEFDGIIESEGVLDMMPDGYGFLRSSDYNYLASPDDIYVSQSQIRLFGLKTGDTVLGMVRPPKEGEKYFPLIKISQINGLDPKVIRDRVSFEHLTPLFPDEKFNLADRRASISTRVMDLFAPIGKGQRGMIVAQPKTGKTMLLKDIANAIAANNPEVYQLILLIDERPEEVTDMQRNVDGEVIASTFDKEAHDHVKVANIVLEKAKRMVECGHDVVILLDSITRLARAYNTVQPASGKVLSGGVDANALHKPKRFFGAARNIEGGGSLSIIATALTETGSKMDEVIFEEFKGTGNMELQLDRNISNRRVFPAIDLTSSSTRRDDLLLDEKTMKHMWILRKYLADMNPVEAMEFISQKMKKTRNNEEFLATMNE, encoded by the coding sequence ATGTTTCAAATAGCTGATTTAAAATCTAAAAAACTTCCTGAATTACAGGATATCGCAAAAGGACTAAATGTTCCTAAATTTAAACAATTGCGAAAACTAGATCTAGTTTACAAAATTCTTGACTTACAAGCTTCCAATCCAGAAGTAGTAAAAAACTTAGATCCTGAAGTCATCACTGCAGCGGCAACTACTGCTCCCGCAACTTCAGATAATAAAACCAACACTCCTTCCACTAGCGATGCTCCCCAAAAAGCACTTCAGAAAAGAGAGCCAAAACCTCGCAAAGAGAAAGCTCCTAAAGATGAAACTACCGGGACAAATGAGACTGATAAGGATGAAAAGGAAAGAAAACCTCGCGAACCTAGACCGAGGAAAGAAAACAATAAGCCTAATCCGCGTAGACCTCGTAACGAGAAAAACGACACAACTGACAATAATAACGATAACAACGAGTCAGAGGATACCAAAAATGGTAACCGTAAGGATAATCGCAACGATAACAGCGATAAAAATGACACCCGTAATAACAGCAACCGTCAGAAAAATCCGCGTAGTACCAGTAACACGAACCAAAATAACGTACCCAAAGGAAATAAGGATACTCGCAACCGTTACCGCGATCCAGATTTTGAATTTGACGGTATTATAGAAAGTGAAGGTGTTCTAGACATGATGCCAGATGGTTATGGTTTCCTACGCAGTAGTGACTACAATTACCTCGCTAGTCCAGATGACATTTATGTATCTCAGTCTCAAATCAGACTTTTTGGTTTAAAAACAGGTGATACAGTTTTAGGAATGGTACGCCCTCCTAAAGAAGGAGAAAAATATTTTCCTTTAATTAAAATTTCACAAATCAACGGACTTGATCCTAAAGTAATAAGAGACCGCGTGTCTTTTGAACACTTGACACCTCTTTTCCCAGATGAGAAGTTTAACCTTGCCGACAGACGCGCTAGTATTTCTACTCGTGTTATGGATCTTTTTGCTCCTATAGGTAAAGGACAGCGTGGTATGATTGTGGCACAACCTAAAACAGGTAAAACAATGTTACTTAAGGATATTGCAAATGCAATCGCAGCAAATAATCCTGAAGTGTACCAATTGATCCTTTTGATCGATGAACGTCCTGAAGAAGTAACTGACATGCAACGTAACGTAGATGGAGAAGTAATTGCCTCTACCTTTGATAAAGAGGCACACGACCATGTAAAAGTGGCTAACATTGTTCTTGAAAAAGCAAAGCGTATGGTAGAATGTGGTCACGATGTAGTGATTTTACTAGATTCTATTACAAGACTCGCGCGTGCCTATAACACGGTACAACCTGCAAGTGGTAAAGTTCTTTCTGGTGGTGTAGATGCAAATGCATTACACAAACCTAAGCGTTTCTTCGGAGCGGCTCGTAACATTGAAGGTGGTGGATCACTATCTATCATTGCAACAGCACTGACAGAAACAGGCTCTAAAATGGACGAAGTAATCTTTGAAGAATTCAAAGGAACCGGTAACATGGAATTACAACTGGATAGAAACATCTCTAACCGTCGTGTTTTCCCTGCCATCGACCTTACCTCATCTTCCACACGTCGCGATGACTTATTGCTCGATGAAAAGACCATGAAGCACATGTGGATTTTACGCAAGTATCTTGCAGATATGAATCCAGTAGAAGCCATGGAATTCATCTCTCAAAAAATGAAGAAAACTCGTAATAACGAGGAGTTCCTTGCTACTATGAATGAATAG
- a CDS encoding ferritin-like domain-containing protein, which produces MDTVRTEKYLNDLLEKTYDAQRGYAYAAEVINHVQLKRWLAQQGARRTEFAAVLFREIKGMNNTPELDGSFTGDTHRGWMNIKAALSLHKDEAVPEECLTGEKYAIQEYHKVLEHNKEMPPSIISILEAQKDEMQLTVNEISSLADFAHDHHL; this is translated from the coding sequence ATGGATACGGTGAGAACTGAAAAATACCTCAACGACTTATTAGAAAAAACTTACGATGCTCAACGTGGCTATGCCTATGCTGCTGAAGTAATAAACCACGTACAATTAAAAAGATGGCTGGCACAACAAGGAGCAAGACGCACTGAATTTGCTGCTGTACTATTTAGAGAGATAAAAGGGATGAATAACACGCCAGAATTAGATGGCTCCTTTACTGGAGATACGCACAGAGGATGGATGAATATCAAAGCAGCATTAAGCCTACATAAAGATGAGGCTGTACCAGAGGAATGTTTGACCGGAGAGAAATATGCGATTCAAGAATACCATAAAGTTTTAGAACATAACAAAGAAATGCCTCCAAGTATTATTTCTATACTAGAAGCACAAAAGGATGAAATGCAATTGACAGTAAATGAAATCAGCTCTTTAGCGGATTTTGCCCATGATCATCATCTTTAA
- a CDS encoding M16 family metallopeptidase: MKVVKLLASVIVITAFISCKNSSQETQTDKNASTTEISIPFEKHTLDNGLTVLFHEDKSDPVVAVALTAHVGSAREKEGKTGFAHLFEHLLFLESENLGKGGLDAMSARIGGAGANGSTSRDVTNYYQTVPKDALEKMIWAEADKLGYFINTVTDPVLEKEKQVVKNEKRQSVDNNAYGHESYVVGKNLYPEGHPYNWQVIGSLEDLQNASLQDVKDFYNDWYTPNNAVLTIAGDFDKDQALKWVEKYFGEIKRGKEVEKTKVALVQLKSNKNLYYEDNFAQTPRLGMNWPTIPNYHKDSYALKILGTYLSNGKKAPLNEVVVEGDQVADQAYAYNYTSELAGQFSIVARAYDGVDLDSVLTSVTKAMALFEKNGMSQNDLDRIKTGEETDFYQGLSSVLGKGFQLTQYQILAGDAGFLTEDVKNMQAVTVEDVKNVYKKYIKGQHYVMTSFVPKGSTALAVTDAQIADVVEEQIVENAEESFDASVTAQYERTPSSFDRTIEPEYGSTPTLAIPEVYREKLSSGITVLGIEDNEVPLVQLQLEIKGGMLLESTDKIGVSGMLADLMNKGTATKTAAELEEAIDQLGASIYVRSNNQSISISASSLSRNYDEVMKLVNEVLLEPRWDKGEFDLIKQQTLSQIQQQKASLRAIAGNQFDKLVYGEDHILAQNNLGTAQSVEEITIDDLKSYYNNYLSPQLASFKVVGDITKVDVNSSLQTLNEKWAKKEVIIPKIAPIEMPISSKVYFYDVPNAKQSILSFGHPSIPSTHQDFYKVEVLNYRLGGGGFASQLTQQLREGKGYTYGIRSGYSGSPIAGIFNISSGVRSNVTYESTVLVREILTNYGANFTEEDLEITKSYMIKSSARAFESQGAKLRMLSNIEEDQLPVDYALQRQKEVKNLSLENMKNLAQEYIHPEQMIYLIVGDKATQFDKLEKLGFGKPILLN; encoded by the coding sequence ATGAAAGTAGTAAAGCTTCTAGCCTCGGTGATTGTAATAACCGCTTTTATCTCTTGTAAAAATAGTTCGCAAGAAACTCAAACAGATAAAAACGCCTCTACCACTGAAATCTCCATCCCATTTGAAAAGCACACTTTAGATAATGGTTTAACAGTTCTTTTTCATGAAGACAAATCAGATCCTGTTGTCGCTGTAGCGCTTACCGCTCATGTAGGAAGTGCAAGGGAAAAAGAAGGGAAAACTGGTTTTGCACATCTTTTTGAACACCTATTATTCTTAGAATCAGAAAATTTAGGAAAAGGTGGACTAGACGCTATGAGTGCAAGAATAGGTGGCGCTGGAGCAAATGGATCTACCAGCCGCGATGTGACTAATTATTACCAAACCGTTCCTAAAGATGCTTTAGAAAAAATGATCTGGGCCGAAGCTGATAAACTCGGATACTTTATAAACACTGTGACCGATCCAGTGCTTGAAAAGGAAAAACAAGTTGTGAAAAATGAAAAAAGACAAAGCGTAGATAACAATGCTTACGGTCATGAGTCATACGTAGTTGGTAAAAACCTATATCCAGAAGGACATCCATACAATTGGCAAGTGATAGGTTCTTTAGAAGATTTACAAAACGCGTCTCTTCAAGATGTAAAAGATTTTTATAATGACTGGTACACACCTAACAATGCTGTTCTTACGATCGCAGGAGACTTTGATAAAGACCAAGCTCTAAAATGGGTAGAAAAGTATTTTGGCGAAATTAAAAGAGGTAAAGAAGTAGAAAAAACTAAAGTTGCACTCGTACAACTCAAGAGTAATAAGAACCTTTACTACGAAGATAATTTTGCACAAACCCCTCGTCTAGGAATGAATTGGCCTACAATTCCTAATTACCACAAAGACTCTTATGCCCTTAAAATTTTAGGAACTTATTTGTCTAACGGTAAAAAAGCCCCTTTGAATGAAGTAGTTGTTGAAGGTGATCAAGTGGCAGATCAAGCTTATGCCTATAATTATACTTCAGAGCTTGCTGGCCAATTTAGTATTGTTGCTAGAGCATATGATGGCGTTGATCTCGACAGTGTTTTGACCAGCGTAACGAAAGCAATGGCGCTATTTGAAAAAAACGGTATGTCCCAAAATGATTTGGACCGTATTAAAACTGGAGAAGAAACTGATTTTTACCAAGGACTCTCCAGTGTGTTAGGAAAAGGTTTTCAATTGACTCAATATCAAATTCTGGCTGGTGATGCAGGATTTTTAACTGAAGATGTGAAAAATATGCAAGCAGTCACTGTAGAAGATGTAAAAAATGTCTATAAAAAATACATCAAAGGACAGCACTATGTGATGACCAGTTTTGTTCCTAAAGGAAGTACCGCTCTCGCGGTAACAGACGCTCAAATAGCAGATGTGGTGGAAGAACAAATTGTAGAAAATGCTGAAGAATCTTTTGATGCTAGCGTTACAGCTCAATATGAACGTACCCCATCCAGTTTTGATAGAACCATAGAACCAGAATATGGCTCCACACCTACCCTAGCTATTCCTGAAGTGTATCGAGAAAAATTAAGCTCTGGCATCACGGTACTAGGGATAGAGGATAATGAAGTGCCTTTAGTACAATTACAATTGGAGATCAAAGGTGGTATGTTATTAGAAAGCACCGACAAAATAGGTGTTTCTGGAATGCTAGCTGATTTAATGAATAAAGGGACGGCAACAAAAACAGCTGCTGAATTAGAAGAGGCTATCGACCAGTTGGGTGCGTCTATCTATGTAAGATCAAATAATCAAAGTATTTCTATTAGTGCAAGTTCTTTATCTCGTAATTATGATGAAGTGATGAAACTTGTAAATGAGGTATTGTTAGAACCTCGTTGGGATAAAGGTGAATTTGACTTGATAAAACAACAAACTTTGAGCCAGATCCAACAACAAAAAGCAAGTTTAAGAGCTATAGCTGGCAACCAATTTGACAAGCTTGTTTATGGGGAAGATCACATCTTAGCTCAAAATAATTTAGGAACTGCACAAAGCGTCGAAGAGATTACTATTGACGATCTCAAATCCTATTATAACAATTATCTCTCGCCACAGCTAGCAAGTTTCAAAGTAGTGGGAGACATCACAAAAGTAGATGTGAATTCATCTCTTCAAACATTAAATGAAAAATGGGCTAAAAAGGAAGTCATTATTCCTAAAATAGCTCCCATAGAAATGCCTATTTCCTCGAAGGTTTATTTCTATGATGTTCCCAATGCAAAGCAATCTATATTGAGTTTTGGCCATCCTAGTATTCCATCGACGCATCAAGACTTTTATAAAGTAGAGGTGTTGAATTATCGTTTAGGCGGTGGTGGTTTTGCTTCACAATTGACACAGCAGTTGCGTGAGGGAAAAGGCTATACTTATGGAATAAGATCTGGGTATAGCGGTTCTCCTATCGCTGGTATATTTAATATAAGTAGCGGAGTACGCTCTAACGTAACTTATGAATCTACTGTTCTAGTGAGAGAAATTCTAACTAATTATGGCGCTAATTTTACAGAAGAAGATTTAGAAATTACTAAAAGCTATATGATCAAATCTAGCGCAAGAGCTTTTGAATCTCAAGGAGCTAAATTAAGAATGCTTTCTAATATCGAAGAAGATCAACTACCGGTAGATTATGCATTACAAAGACAGAAAGAAGTTAAAAACCTGAGCTTGGAAAACATGAAGAATCTGGCTCAAGAGTATATACATCCAGAACAAATGATTTACTTGATTGTGGGGGATAAAGCAACACAATTCGATAAACTAGAAAAACTAGGTTTTGGAAAGCCTATTCTTTTGAATTAA
- a CDS encoding fasciclin domain-containing protein, whose amino-acid sequence MVEDEKVKRDAMAININGAMMYPDMTIVENASTSKDLSTLVAAVKAAGLVETLNSEGPFTVFAPTNDAFSALPEGTVETLLKPENKATLSSILKYHVVSGNIMAGDLLKMIEEGKGKTTFATVNGATLTAMVVDGKVMIKDATGATATVAIADVKQSNGVVHVIDKVLLPSK is encoded by the coding sequence ATGGTGGAAGACGAGAAAGTGAAAAGAGATGCTATGGCAATAAATATTAATGGTGCGATGATGTACCCTGATATGACTATCGTAGAAAACGCATCAACAAGTAAAGATCTTTCTACATTGGTAGCAGCGGTAAAAGCTGCAGGATTAGTAGAGACTTTAAATAGCGAAGGTCCATTTACGGTTTTTGCTCCAACAAATGATGCCTTTAGTGCTCTTCCAGAAGGAACAGTGGAAACACTTCTAAAACCTGAAAATAAAGCAACCTTAAGCAGTATTCTTAAATATCATGTGGTTTCTGGAAATATAATGGCTGGTGATCTTTTAAAAATGATAGAAGAAGGTAAAGGGAAGACTACTTTTGCTACAGTAAATGGAGCAACTTTAACTGCAATGGTGGTTGATGGAAAAGTAATGATCAAAGACGCTACAGGTGCAACAGCAACAGTAGCGATAGCTGATGTAAAGCAATCTAATGGAGTAGTGCACGTAATTGATAAAGTATTACTACCTTCTAAATAA
- a CDS encoding reprolysin-like metallopeptidase: MPSKALITVSILLFPILLFAQKNNFWEITGIDDIKKEDIIEYSASVKDPIYFKLDKDSMSAFVSNAPDRYEASRSTTLLAVPNPEGEIDTFEVFSTQTMSKGLAESLPNVKSYVGRNVSNKSHALRITITPQGFFGMTVGSIYGQTFINPFAKNTNVYMVFSKKDATSNNIQAFRCEVVENNTTNGPIASIATPKFIDGGILRRYLIGVATTVEYSEFHWLAAGLTAGDTNPDKKDAVQAAIVVSIDRVNQIYERDLGVTLELIPNNLDVIYLGNPNSDPYTNDSGATMLGENQTVFNNVIGGGNYDIGHVFSTGGGGIASTPSVCNPFAKAQGVTGQANPVGDFFDIDFVAHEVGHQFGANHTQNNNCNRNAATAMEPGSANTIMGYAGICAPNVQTNSDAMFHYISILEISDYFVSTSNNTGNCADEITIVNAEPVVQAVPDYVIPQNTPFLLQADATDANGDVLTYSWEQLDNEVVVMPPQSTSTGGPSFRTFLPTTSPIRYFPAMSTLLTNSYSSTWEVLPTVSRTLDFGVIVRDNNMLGGQVSSATTTLTVNDAAGPFRVTSQNATGDAWIANSTKTVTWDVANTDDVAGVNTQNVDILLSIDGGETYSTVLLTNTPNDGSQDITVPNVVATSARIMVKASNNIFFDINSQAFSIGVEFIPTYCDAGAANPSFPNISRVVFNTIDNTSLTANTGYRDYKNIDTPISRGQTYSLSTFESGDTLYTGDQVIVWIDYNKNGIFTDPGEKVIETASFQGDFIIYPFGGNITVPASASLGKTTMRVRLNNSNFGTSNTTPCGNSTYGEVEDYTVVIYDDYVYYDNTWTPTNPSGVSTAADNVLVVNGSPTLTGTTISNTLSILPFKTLNIEGVLDVNGDIDNDGYLIFKSNATSTGQLDTFTGTISGSGTATVERFIPAGDNNKRAFRMVTSTVSTSNSIQMNWQEGVNNTSTTNLNPNPGYGTHISGSLSGANGFDVTGSGNPSLFTYDPTGQTWGAIANTDVNPLEAGSPYRLMVRGDRSIDLSSNTSTPTNTILRATGDLKIGSVNVSSTMALGADEFSFIGNPYQAVVDYGSLTTSNLTDFIYVWDASIAGATGRGGYVTVEVSSNSIVPSPSSSDATKYIAPGQAFFVQNTAAGNGSITFEEVDKATAQSQVSIFNTHTDFYINSRLYKSIDLQNALMESDAIGLRFSNNFTTLGSDEDATKLYNLDENYAISNNGHKSIDQQDLPIDGHIVELYTTDYTTTNYSFIFDLGNQPQDLRVRLYDNYLNTQTELVTNTLYDFTVDTNVLESIATNRFSLHFDYTTLGIGDNNFGEDFSLYPNPTNTGQFTINATGLAGQFVTIKIYNMLGQDVFTNNSTVAPNDEINVNASSLSNGLYMVELDQSGRKIRTKLLIK, from the coding sequence ATGCCTTCAAAAGCTCTGATTACCGTATCAATACTATTATTTCCCATTTTACTATTTGCACAAAAAAATAATTTCTGGGAAATAACCGGTATCGATGATATAAAAAAAGAAGATATCATTGAATATTCAGCCAGTGTTAAGGATCCTATTTATTTTAAATTAGATAAAGATTCCATGTCGGCTTTTGTATCAAATGCCCCAGATAGATATGAAGCATCAAGATCTACTACACTGCTAGCTGTACCTAATCCAGAAGGTGAAATAGATACTTTTGAAGTTTTCTCTACACAAACCATGTCAAAAGGATTAGCTGAAAGTCTACCAAACGTAAAAAGCTACGTCGGTAGAAATGTATCAAACAAATCACATGCCTTAAGAATCACTATAACCCCACAAGGATTTTTTGGAATGACAGTAGGCTCTATATATGGACAAACCTTTATCAACCCTTTTGCTAAGAATACTAATGTCTATATGGTGTTTAGTAAAAAGGATGCTACAAGTAATAATATACAAGCCTTCCGTTGTGAAGTTGTAGAAAATAATACTACAAATGGACCTATAGCGTCCATAGCAACCCCGAAATTTATAGATGGAGGAATACTAAGAAGATACCTCATTGGAGTAGCTACCACTGTTGAGTATTCTGAATTTCATTGGCTAGCGGCAGGTCTTACTGCAGGTGATACCAATCCTGATAAAAAAGATGCGGTACAGGCCGCAATTGTAGTGTCTATTGATCGTGTTAACCAAATTTATGAAAGAGATCTAGGTGTTACCTTAGAACTTATACCTAACAACCTAGATGTCATTTATTTAGGCAATCCTAATTCCGATCCCTACACCAATGATTCGGGTGCCACTATGCTAGGAGAAAATCAAACAGTATTTAATAATGTAATAGGTGGTGGAAATTATGATATAGGCCATGTTTTTAGTACAGGCGGCGGCGGTATTGCTAGCACACCTTCGGTTTGTAATCCTTTTGCAAAAGCCCAAGGGGTTACAGGTCAAGCTAACCCTGTAGGAGATTTTTTTGATATTGATTTCGTTGCTCATGAGGTAGGTCACCAGTTTGGGGCCAATCATACACAAAATAATAATTGTAATAGAAATGCAGCAACAGCTATGGAACCCGGTTCAGCTAATACCATTATGGGATATGCTGGAATTTGTGCTCCTAATGTTCAAACAAATAGTGATGCCATGTTTCACTACATCAGTATTTTAGAGATTAGCGATTACTTTGTAAGTACGAGCAATAATACTGGTAACTGTGCAGATGAAATTACTATTGTAAATGCAGAACCCGTTGTACAAGCGGTACCTGATTATGTGATTCCTCAAAACACGCCGTTTTTACTGCAAGCAGATGCTACAGATGCTAATGGCGATGTGTTGACTTATAGTTGGGAACAGCTTGATAATGAAGTGGTAGTCATGCCTCCACAATCGACCTCAACCGGAGGGCCAAGCTTTAGAACCTTTTTACCTACAACTAGCCCAATTCGTTATTTCCCTGCTATGAGTACTTTGCTAACTAATTCTTATTCCAGCACTTGGGAAGTTTTACCTACTGTTAGTAGAACTTTGGATTTTGGGGTGATCGTCAGAGATAATAATATGTTAGGCGGTCAGGTGTCTTCTGCAACTACAACACTAACCGTTAACGATGCTGCAGGACCCTTTAGGGTTACTTCTCAAAATGCAACAGGTGACGCTTGGATTGCTAATAGCACAAAAACCGTTACCTGGGATGTTGCTAACACAGATGATGTAGCAGGCGTGAATACTCAAAATGTTGATATCCTACTGTCTATTGATGGTGGAGAAACATACAGTACTGTATTGCTGACCAATACTCCAAACGATGGCTCCCAAGATATTACAGTTCCCAATGTCGTAGCTACTAGCGCTAGAATCATGGTAAAAGCCTCCAATAATATATTTTTTGATATCAATTCACAAGCCTTTAGTATAGGTGTCGAATTTATTCCTACCTATTGCGATGCAGGAGCAGCCAATCCAAGTTTTCCAAATATTTCTAGGGTAGTATTTAATACAATTGACAACACCTCTTTAACTGCTAATACAGGTTATAGAGATTATAAAAATATCGACACTCCTATTTCACGAGGTCAGACGTACTCATTAAGTACTTTTGAAAGTGGTGACACATTGTATACTGGAGACCAAGTAATTGTTTGGATTGATTACAATAAAAACGGCATATTTACCGACCCTGGTGAAAAAGTCATTGAAACAGCATCATTTCAAGGTGACTTCATTATTTATCCTTTTGGTGGAAATATTACCGTCCCTGCCAGTGCCTCTTTAGGTAAAACTACGATGCGAGTGCGCTTGAATAATTCAAATTTCGGGACTTCAAATACTACTCCTTGTGGAAACTCTACATACGGAGAGGTAGAAGATTACACCGTTGTCATTTATGATGATTATGTCTATTACGATAATACTTGGACTCCTACTAACCCAAGTGGTGTATCCACTGCTGCAGACAATGTGCTCGTCGTAAATGGCTCACCTACGCTAACAGGAACAACAATAAGCAACACCCTTAGCATACTGCCCTTTAAAACCTTAAATATAGAAGGTGTTTTGGATGTCAATGGTGATATCGATAATGATGGTTACCTCATTTTCAAAAGTAACGCTACTTCGACTGGCCAATTAGATACGTTTACAGGAACAATTTCTGGCTCAGGTACAGCCACGGTTGAACGTTTTATACCTGCCGGAGACAATAACAAACGAGCATTTAGAATGGTTACTTCGACAGTATCTACCAGCAATTCCATTCAAATGAACTGGCAAGAAGGAGTAAATAACACTTCAACTACTAATTTAAATCCGAATCCAGGCTATGGGACACATATATCTGGATCCTTATCAGGAGCTAATGGTTTTGATGTGACAGGTTCTGGAAATCCGTCGTTATTTACATATGACCCTACAGGACAAACTTGGGGAGCTATAGCAAATACTGATGTGAACCCTCTTGAAGCGGGATCTCCTTATCGCTTAATGGTAAGAGGTGACAGAAGTATAGACTTGAGTAGTAATACAAGCACGCCCACTAACACTATCTTACGAGCTACTGGTGACTTAAAAATCGGCTCAGTAAATGTATCCTCTACCATGGCTTTGGGAGCTGATGAGTTTAGCTTTATAGGTAACCCTTATCAAGCTGTAGTAGATTACGGCAGTCTTACTACCTCTAATTTGACCGACTTTATTTATGTTTGGGACGCCTCCATTGCTGGCGCCACTGGTAGAGGAGGTTATGTAACTGTCGAAGTTTCTTCAAATAGCATTGTCCCTAGCCCAAGCAGTTCAGACGCCACTAAGTATATTGCCCCAGGACAAGCCTTTTTTGTTCAAAATACGGCTGCAGGAAATGGAAGCATCACCTTTGAAGAAGTAGATAAAGCTACTGCGCAGTCTCAAGTGAGTATTTTCAATACGCATACAGATTTTTATATCAACTCCCGATTGTATAAATCAATAGATTTACAGAATGCTCTTATGGAAAGTGATGCCATAGGATTGCGCTTTAGTAATAATTTTACAACACTAGGAAGCGATGAAGATGCTACTAAACTATATAATCTTGATGAAAATTATGCCATTTCAAACAATGGACACAAATCAATTGATCAACAAGACCTACCTATTGATGGTCATATAGTTGAATTGTATACCACAGACTACACAACTACAAATTATAGCTTCATCTTTGATTTAGGCAATCAGCCGCAAGACCTAAGGGTGCGCTTATATGATAATTATCTAAACACCCAAACTGAATTGGTAACAAATACCTTATATGACTTTACAGTTGATACTAATGTCCTAGAGAGTATAGCAACTAATAGATTCAGCTTACATTTTGATTACACTACATTAGGAATTGGAGACAACAACTTTGGTGAAGACTTTAGCCTGTATCCTAACCCGACAAATACTGGGCAATTTACTATCAATGCTACTGGTTTGGCTGGACAATTTGTTACTATTAAAATATACAATATGCTGGGTCAGGATGTTTTTACAAACAACTCCACTGTCGCACCTAATGATGAAATAAATGTCAATGCTTCATCATTATCTAACGGACTTTATATGGTTGAACTCGATCAAAGCGGTCGAAAAATCAGAACTAAGTTACTAATCAAATAG
- a CDS encoding nuclear transport factor 2 family protein — MKYIFNLLFLSILFTSCQEPKTEISETDEEAITAVEEVVQSLFDEVWAGYDETAITTYQTNDFLLLEHGEVWNNNTIADWCKNAKTKDQKVQRINNFERIEARRNGDKLWLAYHNYGTFKKDTITYKRAWLESVVAVKEDSVWKLELMHSTRQPVE; from the coding sequence ATGAAATATATTTTTAACCTTTTATTCTTATCTATCCTCTTTACGAGCTGTCAAGAGCCCAAAACAGAGATCAGTGAAACAGACGAAGAAGCTATCACCGCCGTTGAAGAAGTAGTACAGAGTTTATTTGATGAAGTATGGGCTGGGTATGATGAAACTGCGATCACTACTTATCAAACCAATGACTTTTTATTGCTAGAACATGGTGAGGTATGGAATAACAACACTATTGCCGACTGGTGTAAAAATGCCAAAACTAAAGATCAAAAAGTGCAGCGTATCAATAATTTTGAGCGTATAGAAGCTCGTAGAAACGGCGATAAATTATGGCTGGCCTATCATAATTATGGAACCTTTAAGAAGGATACGATCACTTACAAAAGGGCTTGGCTAGAAAGTGTGGTCGCTGTAAAAGAAGATTCCGTCTGGAAATTAGAATTGATGCACTCCACAAGACAGCCAGTGGAATAG
- a CDS encoding helix-turn-helix domain-containing protein: MNHPDLGNYISNFRKEQGLTQEELVEKCHINVRTIKRI; encoded by the coding sequence ATGAATCATCCCGACTTAGGGAATTACATTTCTAATTTTAGAAAAGAGCAAGGACTTACTCAAGAAGAGCTTGTAGAAAAATGCCATATAAATGTAAGAACCATAAAGCGTATATAA